Genomic window (Streptosporangium brasiliense):
TTTGCGGTGTGAATAACATGCCGCCCGGGACTTCGGGGAACACGAGGGGCCGCACCGGGGCGCCCGGTGCGGTCATCGCTGCCTTCACCTGGGCCGATGCCGCCTCCCCGGCGTGGGCCCGCGCCCCGGCGGACGCCGGGCGGGGATCGGGGGCGGGGCCCGGGCGGGTGGCGCCGCCGGCCGCGGCGGCCGCCGACCGGCCCGCCCCGTCCCGGGGCCGGAAAGCTAGGCTGCCGGAAAGCTAGGCTGACGTGATCGACCCGGAACGGAAGGCGTGGTGATGACCGCAGTACGGCCGGTCGGTGACATCGATCGCACGCACCAGGACCCGTCCCGGGCGCCGGGCGAGGAGCTGCTGCGCGCCATCGTGGAGGCCTCGGCCGAGGGTGTGGTGCTGTGCGGCGCCGACGGCGCCGTCGTCATGGTCAACGCCGCGGCGGCGCGGATGGCGCCGGAGGTCTCACCCGGCCGCCCCGCCGCCTCGGGCGCGGCCGCCGGGCTGTTCGACCACGACCACCCCGAGGGCCAGGACCGGGAGGTCGGCCACGGGCAGCGGCTCCTGCGGGTGCGCCGGGAGGCCTTCGGCATCGCCCATCACGCCTGGTACCTGCGTGACGTCACCGCCGAGTCGGCCAGGACCGGCGCGCTGCTGGCCGAGCGCCGGCGCACCGAGTTCCTGATGGAGGCCGGCCGCAGGCTGTCGGCCTCGCTCAACACGCGCCGCTGCGCCCGCACCACGGTCGAGTTGGCCGTCTCCTTCCTGGCAGACGTCGCCATGGTGGTGCTGCCGCCGGCCGGGCGCCGCCAGGCGAGCTGGCTGCGTTCGGCCGGCGGGCGCCAGGCCCTGCAGGAGGGCACGGTCACCACCGCCTCCACCGCGCAGGTGCCAGGCCTGGCCGAGGCGCTGGCGGGCTTCCCGCCCGTGCCCAGCCGGTGGCTGGACCCCGCCCAGGTGCCCGGATGGCTGCTGCCCGAGGAGTTCGGCCAGGCCCAGCACCTGCTCGTCACCCCGCTGCCCGGCAACGGCGTCCCGGCCGGGGCGCTGGTGCTGGCCCGCCGCGAGGGCGGCCCGGCCTTCGAGGAGGAGGCCGAGACCCTGGTGCGGATCTTCGCCGCCCGCGCGGGCGCGGCCATCTCGGCCGCCGCCCTGTATCAGGAGCAGAGCGCCACCAACGCGATCTTGACCAGGGACCTGCTGCCGCCGGCCCTGCCGACGCTGCCCGGCCTGGAGCTGGCGGGCTCGCTGCGCGCCGCCCAGCAGGCCGCCCTGATCGGCGGCGACTTCTACGACGTCTTCCTTCCCGCCCCCGGCGAGCCGCTGGTGGTCCTGGGCGACATCTGCGGCAAGGGCGCGCACGCCGCCGTCCTGGCCGGGCAGGTCCGCCAGTCGCTGCGCGCGCTGCTGCTGACCGAGACCGACCCCGGGCGGCTGGCGTCACTGCTCAACCGCTCCCTACTGGCCTCCCCCGTCCCCAACTCCTATCTCACCCTCGTCCTGGGCGCGCTGCGGGCCGGCGCCGACGGCCGGGTGCGCATGGACCTGGCCGTGGCCGGGCATCCGGCGCCGCTCATCCTGCGCCGCGACGGCACCGTGCGGGAGGTCGCCGCCGGCGGCCCGCTGCTGGGCGCGCTGGAGACCGTCACCGTGACCCCCCTCACCGTCGAGCTGGCCCCCGGCGAGGTGTGCCTGTTCTACAGCGACGGCATCACCGAGGCCTTCGGCGGCCCCAGCGGCCGTGAGATGTACGGCGGGCGGCGGCTCAAGGACGCCCTGTCCACCTGCGCGGGCATGCCGGTGGCGGCGGTGGTGGAACGGCTGGAGCAGCTCAGCACCGACTGGCTGGGCGGCGACGTCCAAGACGACCGGGCGCTGCTGGCC
Coding sequences:
- a CDS encoding PP2C family protein-serine/threonine phosphatase — protein: MTAVRPVGDIDRTHQDPSRAPGEELLRAIVEASAEGVVLCGADGAVVMVNAAAARMAPEVSPGRPAASGAAAGLFDHDHPEGQDREVGHGQRLLRVRREAFGIAHHAWYLRDVTAESARTGALLAERRRTEFLMEAGRRLSASLNTRRCARTTVELAVSFLADVAMVVLPPAGRRQASWLRSAGGRQALQEGTVTTASTAQVPGLAEALAGFPPVPSRWLDPAQVPGWLLPEEFGQAQHLLVTPLPGNGVPAGALVLARREGGPAFEEEAETLVRIFAARAGAAISAAALYQEQSATNAILTRDLLPPALPTLPGLELAGSLRAAQQAALIGGDFYDVFLPAPGEPLVVLGDICGKGAHAAVLAGQVRQSLRALLLTETDPGRLASLLNRSLLASPVPNSYLTLVLGALRAGADGRVRMDLAVAGHPAPLILRRDGTVREVAAGGPLLGALETVTVTPLTVELAPGEVCLFYSDGITEAFGGPSGREMYGGRRLKDALSTCAGMPVAAVVERLEQLSTDWLGGDVQDDRALLAVQARPAR